The window GCAGCTTCTTTAAGCTTATTGACGTCCACAGTGGTGGATGTTGGCTTTTCTCGTATTCTAATTTGCAGCTTCTTAGTTTTTGGCACACCTTCCTCGTCACTGCTGCTGCCATCACCAGCAGCACCATACATTGTTTTCTTGAATTCCTCAGCAGCCTTTGCCTGTTCATCAGCTACGTTTTGTTTTCCAAGGGATTCCAGACCCATCAACGAACTGGATTCACCAGCAGGAAGTGCCAAAGGTTTATCCGATACAGGTTTACCCAACAAACTAAGCCCTCCAGGTTTAGAAACTAAGCTGTCTTCTTTAATTTCCACAACATTAACTCTACCTTTGACACATCCCAAGTATACACCAATATGATCAGCTACTATTGAGGGGATGGTTCCATCTTCGTTCTTCATATATGGCATTACTTCCCCAGCAAGCTCCCACTTAGGTATGCTCTTCATGTCGGTTGGAGTCTTGATTTCCCAGTTGCCACC of the Camelina sativa cultivar DH55 unplaced genomic scaffold, Cs unpScaffold04946, whole genome shotgun sequence genome contains:
- the LOC109131775 gene encoding uncharacterized protein LOC109131775 codes for the protein MVPKGPEWGGGNWEIKTPTDMKSIPKWELAGEVMPYMKNEDGTIPSIVADHIGVYLGCVKGRVNVVEIKEDSLVSKPGGLSLLGKPVSDKPLALPAGESSSLMGLESLGKQNVADEQAKAAEEFKKTMYGAAGDGSSSDEEGVPKTKKLQIRIREKPTSTTVDVNKLKE